In Candidatus Defluviibacterium haderslevense, the following are encoded in one genomic region:
- a CDS encoding CPBP family intramembrane metalloprotease → MNNQLFKGADQINWKGIFLYYMIAVVIALPFNSSIANPYYLEFTGGTIIAQLTFLPACLGTLIAALVAFKFDVLHQKSIDFFGNHTYKNTLIALVPLIVLTIFGIDNTMGWDKHIYAFTFVMIILVYSTCEEIFWRGYLQDALRPLSIYIRFTVLGVMWWAWHFPFNDPFGWTGFLLLCLLSAFLIGKFAEESKSYFTTGGLHCLVTSLFNMNETDNNTKMLMGGLTIAVWLGIGTFWKTPLVTKDSI, encoded by the coding sequence ATGAATAATCAATTGTTTAAAGGTGCTGATCAAATTAATTGGAAAGGGATATTTCTCTATTACATGATAGCTGTAGTCATTGCATTACCTTTTAATAGTAGTATTGCTAATCCATATTACCTTGAATTTACAGGAGGTACGATAATCGCTCAATTAACGTTTCTGCCAGCTTGTTTGGGGACTTTAATTGCTGCTTTAGTTGCCTTTAAGTTTGATGTCTTGCATCAAAAAAGTATTGATTTTTTTGGCAATCACACCTACAAGAATACACTGATTGCACTTGTACCCTTGATTGTGCTTACTATTTTTGGAATTGATAATACCATGGGATGGGACAAACATATATATGCATTTACATTTGTGATGATCATATTAGTGTATTCCACATGTGAAGAAATATTTTGGCGAGGATACCTTCAAGATGCACTCAGACCTTTAAGTATTTACATTCGATTTACAGTATTAGGTGTTATGTGGTGGGCATGGCATTTTCCATTTAACGATCCTTTTGGATGGACGGGGTTTCTGCTGCTTTGTTTGCTAAGCGCTTTTTTGATCGGTAAATTTGCAGAGGAGTCCAAATCGTATTTTACGACCGGAGGATTACATTGTTTAGTTACTTCGTTATTTAACATGAATGAAACAGACAATAATACTAAAATGTTGATGGGTGGGCTTACGATTGCAGTGTGGTTAGGAATTGGTACATTTTGGAAAACACCGCTTGTTACTAAGGATTCAATTTAA